TTGTTGTAGTAGTTCGGATTTTTGGAGGTGTAAAATTAGGAGTTGGTGGTTTGATTGCAGCTTACAGAACTACAGCACAACAGACATTAGAAGTTTGCGAAATTGTTGAAAAAACTATTGATGTCGAATTTTTAATTTCTTTTGATTACAAAAACATGAATAAAGTGATGCGAGTAATCAAAGAAAAAAAACTGGAAATTACCTCTCAGGAAATGGAAATGGATGAAGATTCAGGACTGCCGATTGGTAAAATTGTAACCAAAACACGAAAAAAAAATGCTGAAACGGTGTTCAGCATTTTTGATTTAATGTTCGAAATTGATATTAAAATTATATAAATTAACACAAAAACAAACGTCATTTTAACACTTTTCTTCAAGTGATTTGAATATGTCTAAAATGTATTCCGGAGGGGCAGTTGGACGACCTGTTTTTAACGCGACAAATACCAAAATAAACGTTGCCGTTGTTAATAACTCATTTGACTCATTATAGATTGCGCAGTCAAATTCAATCTTAACCGAAGAGTGACTTTTGAAAGTCGTATGAATTGTTAAAAGTTCATCATATCTTGCCGATTTTTTGTAATTGATATTCATGTTAACAATTGGAAGACCAATACCGCTTTCTTCCATGCTTTTATACGAAACCCCTTTATTTCTAAGCCATTCCACGCGTCCAATTTCAAAATAAGGCACATAATTTCCGTGATAAACGACCCCCATTTGGTCGGTTTCTGAGTAACGAACTCGTACTTGAGTCTGATGATTTTTCATTTATAAAATATTAAAAAAATTCGAATTTAAAAAGCCCTATTACAACTTTTTTTTATAAAATTAGAT
This portion of the Flavobacterium panacagri genome encodes:
- a CDS encoding IMPACT family protein: MEINDTYQTIATASEEILFKEKGSKFFGYAFPIDHEDEVKPIIEDLKKQHPHAVHYCYAYQLGIGNKISYRANDDGEPSNTAGAPIYGQIQSFGLTNVLVVVVRIFGGVKLGVGGLIAAYRTTAQQTLEVCEIVEKTIDVEFLISFDYKNMNKVMRVIKEKKLEITSQEMEMDEDSGLPIGKIVTKTRKKNAETVFSIFDLMFEIDIKII
- a CDS encoding acyl-CoA thioesterase is translated as MKNHQTQVRVRYSETDQMGVVYHGNYVPYFEIGRVEWLRNKGVSYKSMEESGIGLPIVNMNINYKKSARYDELLTIHTTFKSHSSVKIEFDCAIYNESNELLTTATFILVFVALKTGRPTAPPEYILDIFKSLEEKC